In the genome of Phragmitibacter flavus, the window TGGGGTGTCAGCGGATGTTGTTGCACGCGGGGATCGAGACGTCGGGTGCCAACGTGGTGGTGTTGGGGCGCAGCATGATTGTCGGCAAACCGATGGCGTTGTTGTTGATGGGGAAAGGCAGGGGCGGGGATGCGACCGTGACGGTGGCACATTCGCGCACAAAAAATCTGGCGGAGGTCACACGTGGAGCGGATATCTTGGTGGCGGCGATTGGTCGGCCGGAATTTGTGACGGCGGACATGGTGAAGGAAGGGGCGGTGGTGATTGATGTGGGGATCAACCGGGTGGAAGCACCTGAGTTGCCAAAAGGTTACAAGCTGGTGGGTGACGTGGCGTTTGATGAGGTGGCTCCCAAGTGTCGCGCGATCACACCGGTGCCGGGAGGAGTGGGGCCGATGACGATTGCGATGTTGATGGCCAATACGGTGAAGGCATGCAAGTTGAGTGATAAGTGAAAAGGGGTGAGTAAAAAACTCGGCTGAATGGTCCTTTCTGACTTCAATACTAATACTGCTTACTCTACCTTCCTCCCATGCCGATTGGTGTTTTTGACAGTGGTTACGGGGGATTGAGTGTGCTGCGCGAAATGCAGCGGGTGTTGCCGGACAAGGACTTTATTTATCTGGGGGATAGTGGTCGTGCGCCTTATGGAGGCAGGGATCTGGCGACGATTTTGGATTTTGCGGAGCAATGCACGGAGCTGTTGTTCGCCGAGGGTTGCAAGGTGGTGGTGGTGGCGTGCCACACGGTGTCGTGTGTGGCGTTGCGGCATTTGCAGCATCGCTATGCGAATGATGAACGCCGGGTGCTGGGGGTGACGGTGCCGGCGGCGGAGAATGCGGTGGCGGTGGCCAGGGGACGGATTGGATTTTTGGGGACGCGGAGGACGGTGGGGTCACACACGTTTCGCACGGAGGTGGCGAAGCTGGATGCAACCGCAGAGGTGAAGGAGGTGGCGGCTCCGTTGCTGGCACCGATTGTCGAAGAAGGCTGGGAGTGTGGGGAGATTGCGCGGCTGGCGGTGCAGCAATATGTGGAGCAACTGGGCGAGGTGGACACGCTGGTGTTGGGCTGCACGCATTACCCGTTGCTGAAGGCGGTGTTCGAAGAGGTGCTGCCTGATGGGGTCAACTTGCTGGATCCAGCACCGTTTGTGGCGGGTCGGTTTATGGACTGGCTGATGCGCCATCCGAGCTTTAGCGAATCAGCGGGTAGCGGACTTGTCAGAGTGCTGTCGTCGGGAGACACGGCACGTTTTGCCGTCAATGCGGAACGCTTTTTGGGGAAGGTTCCGTCAGTGGTGGAGTTTGTGTCGGAGCGTGGCGGTCGACTGGTTTTTTCCGCCGAGGGCAGTGAGCCGACGGGGCAGTTTTTGCGCTGAATTGGTGCGCGTTAAGCGCGCTCAAATACCGATGATGTCGCCTTCGGGGGAGACTTGAATGTGTTCGGCGGCAGGGACTTTGGGAAGGGCAGGCATGCGCATCATGGTGCCGGTGAGGACGACGATGAATCCGGCACCGTTGGCGATCTCGAAGTCGCGGACGGTGATGGTGAAACCCTTTGGGCGACCAAGTTTGGTGGCGTCGTCGGAGAGGGAGTTTTGGGTTTTCGCCATGCACAAGGGGAGGCGGTCGAATCCGTTCTTGCGGAACAGCTCGATTTTCGCTTTAGCGGCATCGGTCAAATGCACGCCATCAGCGCCATAGATGCGCGTGGCGATGGCGTGAAGTTTGTCTTCGATGGTGTCTTCCAGTTCGTAGAGTTGGGGAAGGGGGACGCTTTTTTCCGGCAGGGCGGCGAGGAGGGTTTTGGCGAGGTCGATGGCACCGTCACCTCCCTGTCCGAAGACGTCGGCGGTGGCGCAGGGGACGTTGCGTTGTTGGCAGAATTCGTGGATGAGAGCGAGTTCCTGCTCGCTGTCGTTGGTGAATCGGTTAATGGCGACGATGACCGGTCGTTGAAACTGGGCGGCGCTGTCGAGGTGGGCGGCGAGGTTCTCCAGTCCTGCGGAAAGAGCGATGTGGTCGGGGTAGGCGAGGGTGTTGAGTGGAGCGCCTCCGTGCATCTTGAGGGCGCGGACGGTGGCGACGATGACGATGGCTTCGGGTTGCAGTCCGGATTGACGGCATTTGATGCCCATGAATTTTTCGCCGCCGAGGTCGAAGGCAAATCCGCCTTCGGTGATGGCGAAGTCGGCATGGGCAAGGGCCATGCGGGTGGCAAGGATGGAGTTGCAGCCGTGGGCGATGTTGGCAAAGGGACCGCCGTGGACGAATGCGGGCACGCCTTCGACGGATTGCACGAGGTTGGGTTCGATGGCGTCACGGAGGATGGCAAGCAGGGCGCCGGTGACCCGGGCCTCTTTGGCGAAAACAGCGCTGCCGTCTTCGGTGAAGCCGACCACGATACGGTCGAGTCGGGCTTGCAGGTCTTGCAGGGATTCGGACAGGCAGAGAATGGCCATCACTTCCGAGGCGGCGGTGATGTCGAATCCGGTGGTGCGTTCGGTGGGTTTGCCAGGCGAAGTGTGGATCTGGCGCAGGCTGCGGTCGTTGACATCCAAAACGCGTTTCCAAAGCACGCCCTGGGGTTTCAGGTGGGTCTGGCCATTGAAGAGCTGATTGTCGATGACGGAGGACAGCAGGTTGTGGGCGCTGGTGATGGCGTGGAAGTCGCCGGTGAAGTGGAGGTTGATGGAGTTGGACGGATGCAGGGTGCTGCGTCCACCGCCGGTGGCTCCCCCTTTGCGGCCAAATACAGGGCCCATGGAGGGCTGACGCAGGGCAAGCGCGACGCTTTGCCCGGCTTTCTTTAGGCCTTGGGCGAGGCCGATGGACATGGTGGTTTTGCCTTCGCCGGCAGGAGTGGGCGTGATGGCGGAGACGAGGATGAGTTTGCCACGTTGAGGGCGATGTTCGAGGTCCTTCAGTGAGATCTTGGCCTTGTCATTCCCATAGCAGGTAAGGTGGCTGTCGGAGATGTGGAGCGACTGGGCTAAGGCGAAGATGTTCTGCATGTGGGAAAGGTGGCGTGATTTGACGACTAATGGCAGACCTGAGTAAGACCTCTCAAGCTAATCTCGTGCCGAAACCGGCGGGACCGATGTTAGTGTTGGGAGGTGTTTTTGCAACCCAGTCCGGGATTTGACTAGGCTTGCGCCGGAGGGCAAATGATGATTTAACGCGACACGTTTTCTTCCATGTAAGGGGAGACATCAAGTGCTAAAGGAGGGTTTGGAGAAAATTTTCTGAGGGGTGTGGGCGGATGATTAGGGTTGGTATTGATGCGTCGGTGGGGTAGGGTTTCGCTTCTTGGATCGTGATGGTTGAAGTCGCTAAAAATCTTCGCAGGGGTGCCCGGCAAATGCCTTTGTTTGCTTTGGAGAATCCGTTGAGTGCGAGGCTAGGGGTAGGTTTTTTCAAATCGGTGCCATCCAGGGCGGGGGTGTATTTTTTCCGGGATGTCGAGTCGCGGCTCTTATACATTGGCCAGTCGCACGACCTGCGTGCGCGCATTGGCAGCTACCGGCATCTGTCATTGGATCGGAATCCGCGTCGCCTGTTGAGGTTGGTGCATCGCATAACCCACGTGGAATGGGTCGAGTGCGAAGGTGCAGCGGAGGCGATTGAGCTTGAGCGAAAGCTGCTGCTGGAACATCGACCTCCGTTCAATCGTGCTGGGGTGTGGCCGGGATATGCGTGGTGGATGACGGTGAAACTGGCGGCAAACGGTGTTCATGTGGGCCTGAGCCGACAGGCGGGTGGTGAAACGGAGTGCATGGGACCGTTTCCAGCAGGTTTGCGGTATGCCCATGCATCGTTGATGAGGTGTGTGTTTCGGTATTTGAATCCTGAATGTTCGCTGGGTGCTTATCCACTGGGATTGCTTAATCTCACGGTGCCGTTGTCGATGTTGTTGAAGTTGGAGGCAAAGGATGGGAAGCGGTTGGTGGATTTGATGGTCGGTTGGGTGTCGGGTCAGAGCGATGAATTGCTGGTGATTTTGGAGTCGGTTGTGGGTGGAAAAGACGAGCGCGAAGTGGAGTATTGGGCGGGGGAGCTGGAGTCGTTGCGCCGTTTTTTTAAGAAGCGCAGGTCCGGGACGGATGCGTTGAAAATGCCTGCAGCGCCGCCTTTGCCGATGTTTCCCGAGTGGTGAGTCAACGAACGGCGGCAAAACGCTGACGGTATTCCAGAGGACTGAGGCCGGTGCGGGTGCGGAAGACGCGGGTGAAGTGGCTTTGATCGTAGAACCCGCAGTCGAGTGCGATCTGGCCGACGGGATTGGTGCTTTGTTCCAACTGTCGGCTGGCCATGTGGAGTCGCACGCGGGTGACGTATTCGATGGGGCTCATACTGAAGAGCCGGGAGAATTCGCGTTGGAGCTGGCTGACGGAGAGGTGGGCGAGGCTGGCGAGATGGTCGACGGACATGGTCTCGCCGTAGTGGGCAAGGACGTGGTCGCACACCTGGGTGAGGCGTTGATAGGAGCCGGGGGCGTCGCCGGCGCGGTCGTAGGGTCGCATGACGCCGGCGATGCCGATGACTTCGTTTTGTTTGTCGATCAAGGGCAGTTTGGTGCTGAGATGCCAGTGCGGCATGCCGTCGGAGTCCTGCACGAGCCAGATTTTGTCGATGATCGGGAGACGTTCGCTCATGACCTTGCGGTCTTCTTCAACGTATTGGGCGGCGAGAGCGGGAGGGTTGAAATCGAAGTCGCATTTGCCGATCATTTCGGCGTCGGAATCGCAGCCATGGAGACGCGCGAGGCTGCGGTTGACCTTCATGTATCGATGCTGGTGATCCTTCACAAAGAGATATACCCCAGGAAGAAAATCGAACATGGTTGCCAGCACGGAAGGGCTGTCGAGCTGCTGGAAAAAGTCAGCGCTGACCTGCTGAGGTGAAGGTGCCTGCATGCGGTGATTTTACCAACAACTGCGGCATCAATCAAAGTCTTCCATGACATTTCATGAGACAATGGGCGCATGATTTTTCGGTTGGTTATTGTCACGACACTTCCATGCATGCTTCTCGGCGGGGTTTCACCGTTGAGGGCCGGAGGCATTGAGTTTAATCGCGATGTGCGTCCGATCTTGTCGGAAAACTGCTTTTATTGTCATGGTCAGGACCCCAAAACACGCGAGGCGGATTTGCGTCTGGATGAGCATGAGGGCGCGACGCGTGATTTGGGAGGTTATGCGGCCATTGTGCCGGGGAAACCGGAGGAGAGTGAGATACTGAAGCGGATGATGGCGCATGACAAAGCTGACCTGATGCCACCGCCGGAATCGAATCGGAAAGTTTCAACCGAACAACTGGAAGTGGTGAAGCAATGGATTGCTGAGGGGGCGCACTATGAAAAGCATTGGGCCTATCTGACTCCGAAACGGGCGGAGTTGCCTGAGGTCGGCAAGGATGATTGGTCACGGCATAATTTGGATCGTTGGGTGCTGGCGCGATTGGAGAAGGAGGGATTGGCACCGTCGAAAGAAGCTTCACCTTCGACATGGTTGCGACGGGTGAGTCTGGATCTGACGGGGCTGCCGGTGGAGCCGCGTGAGCTGGAGGCGTTTGAGGAGCAGGTGAGGCAGCATGGGGAAGGCGCTTATGAGGAGGCGGTGAACCGTTTATTGGATTCGCCGCATTTTGGCGAACGCATGGCGATCGACTGGCTGGATGCGGCGAGATATGCGGATTCGCATGGGTTTAACAATGACGGGTTGCGGACCATGTGGCGGTGGCGGGATTGGGTGATTGATGCGTTTAATGCGAACCTGCCGTATGACCAGTTTATCACGGAACAACTGGCGGGGGATCTGTTGCCGAAGCCGACGTTGGAGCAGAGGATTGCGACAGGGTTTTCGCGCAATCACGTCATCAACAGCGAGGGCGGGATCATTGATGAGGAGTATCGGGTCGAGTATGTGGCGGATCGGGTGAGGACGACGAGCACGGCGTGGCTTGGGCTGACGATGGAGTGTTCGCGTTGTCATGATCACAAGTATGATGCGGTGACGCAGAAGGATTATTTTCAGCTGTTTGCGTTCTTCAACAGCGTGCCGGAGCATGGCGAGGACGGTCGCATTGCCAATGCGGTGCCGCAGATTCCCGCGCCGACGAAACTGCAGCAGACGTTGATGACGAAACAGCAGGCGGAACTGGCGAAGCTGGATGCGGCCCTGGCTCCGATGCTAGCGGATCAGATGGACGACGAGGAGAGATTGAGCAGGATTGCGGAGGAGGCAGCGAGGGTGAAGGAGACTTTGAAAATGGTGGTGCTTTTGCCGGATGGTGTGGATGGCGTGGTGGGGAATGGGATGGTGTTGAAGGCGGAAGTGCCGGCTCCGAGGATCGCGGCGAAAGCGCTGGATTTCAAAAGCGAGTCGGGTTTGAGTTTGTCGTTTTGGCTGAAGCCAGATGCAGCGAATGGTCGGGATGTGCCGTTGCTGTCGGCGTTGGATTATAGCGGGTCACCTGCGGCGTCGGGGTATGGTCGAGGGCAGGAGTTGCGGTTGATCGATGGCGAGCTGGAGTGGCGGGCGAGCAGTCGCCTGCCGGTGTATGCGATGGTGGTGCGAACCGAGGGGGCGTCGATCAAGCCGGGGGTGTGGCGGCAGGTGGTGGTGAGCATCGCGCATGGCATCAAGGCGGAGAAGGTGCGGATATTTGTGGATGGCTTGGAACTGCCGATGGTGGTGCGTTATGACGGGTTGCCTGCGCCGATTGATAATCGCGAATTTCTGGTGGGGGCGGACAATGGCAAGGAAGGGGCGAGATGGGTTGGCGAGCTGGATGAGCTGGGGGTGATCGCGAAACCGCTGGGTGGCGATGAGGTGATGCAATTGTTTTTGGCAAATGCGTTGCCGCTGGCTGGAAAGTTTGCAGCGGAGGAATGGGCGAAGGGTTGGCGACATCGGGCTTTGTTGTCGGACGATGAGTTGACCAAGGCGTTGGTGGCGCGGCGCAAGGCGGTTTGGGAGGCACATCTCGCGACGCGTCGGGGCTTGCCGAATTCGATGGTGATGGTGGAGCTGCCGGAGCCGCGACCGACGTTTGTGTTGGATCGGGGCATGTATGATGCGCCAACGGAACGGGTGGAGCCGGGGGTGCCGGAGGGTTTGATAACGCCCTGGCCGGAAGGGGCACCGCGCAATCGTCTGGGTTTGGCGAAGTGGTTCACGCAGCCGCGGCATCCGTTGACGGCGCGGGTGGTGGTGAACCGTTTCTGGGCGCAGTTGTTTGGTGTCGGAATTGTGAAGACGCTGGAGGATTTTGGTTCGCAAAGTGAGTGGCCAAGTCATCCCGAATTGTTGGACCTACTGGCGCGTGATTTTGTGGATGGTGGTTGGGATGTGAAGGGATTGTTCAAGGCGATGGTGTTGTCGTCGACCTATCGTCAATCGAGCGAAGTGAAGGCGGAGTTGGTGGCGCGTGATCCAGAGAATCGGTTGCTGGCGAGAGGGCCGAGGGTGAGGTTGCCGGCGGAGGTGATCCGGGATCAGGCTTTGGCGGTGTCGGGTTTGCTGGTGCCGAAAATCGGCGGTCCGAGTGTGTATCCGTATCAGCCTGACAAGCTCTACGATGGGGTGGTGGTGGGCACGGCTTATCCGGGTTCGCGATGGGAGCAGGGAACGGGTGAGGATTTGTATCGGAGAAGTCTCTACACGTTCTGGAAACGGACGGTGACCCATCCCGCAATGCTGACGTTGGATGCGCCGGACCGGGAGTTTTGCAGTGTGCGGAGGTCGAGGACAAATACGCCGTTGCAGGCTTTGTTGTTGTGGAATGAGCCGGGCTATCTGGAGGCGGCGCGACATCTGGCGGGACGAATGATCAAGGAGGGTGGCGTGGATGATCAGGCGCGCTTGAGATTTGGGTTTCAACTGGTGACGGGACGTGAGGGGGAGGATGCTGAGGTGCGGGTGGTTTATGCGACTTTGGAGAAACTACGCGAGCAGTTTGCGGGTGCGCCACAGGATGCGGAGGCGTTTTTGAAGGTGGGGAGTTCGCCGCAGGATGAGTCGATTTCGAAGCCCGAACTGGCGGCAATGATGGGGGTGGCGAGCATGCTGTTGAACTTGGACGAAACCATTACCAATAACTGATTTTATTTTTTATGTCCTGTCATCGATATCAACATGTAAGCAATCGCCGGGACTTTCTGGCGAGGTCGGGTCTTGGATTGGGATCAGCGGCGCTGGCGCATTTGTTTTCTGCGGACGCGGGGGCGGCCGAGAAGGAGGCGGCGCTGGCGCAGTTGACGCATTTTGCTCCGAAGGCGAAGCGGGTGATTTGTTTGTTTCAATCGGGTGGGCCGTCGCACCTTGAGTTGTTTGATGACAAGCCGGTGTTAAGGCAGCGGTTTGATGAGGATTTGCCGGAGTCGATCAGTCGCGGACAGCGGATCACGGGCATGGTGGCATCGCAGAAGCGTTTTGCGGTGCAGCCGAGCCGGTGGAATTACCAACCGGGTGGGAAGTCGGGCACGATGATCAGCGATCTGATGCCGCATACGCGCGCGATTTCGGATGAGATTTGTTTGATTCGGTCCATGCATACGGAGGCGATCAATCATGATCCGGCGATCACCTTTTTTCAGACGGGGAGTCAGTTGCCGGGGAGGCCGAGCATGGGGGCGTGGACGGATTATGGATTGGGGAGATTGAATGAGAATTTGCCGTCGTTTGTGGTGCTGATTTCGGTGAATAAACAGAACTCAGGTCAGGGTTTGCTGGCGCGGTTGTGGGGCAGTGGATTTTTGCCGAGCGGACATCAGGGCGTTCAGTTTCGCAGTGCGGGAGAGCCGGTGTTGTATTTGAATGATCCGCAGGGGATCGATCGTGGCCGGCGGCGGATGATGCTGGATGGCATTGCGGAGTTGAACCAGCAGAGTTTTGCGAGGAGAGGCGATCCGGAGATTGAGACTCGGATCACACAGGCCGAGATGGCTTATCGGATGCAGAGCAGTGTGCCGGAGTTGATGGATCTAAAGGGAGAACCGGAGCATGTGCTCAACAGTTATGGGCCTGATGTGACGGAGCCGGGAAGTTTTGCGCGGAATTGTCTGCTGGCGCGTCGCATGGCGGAGCGGGGAGTGCGGTTCATCCAGCTTTATCATCGGGACTGGGATCATCATGGAGGGATTCAGGATCGCTTGCCGCAGATGGCCTTGGATACGGATCAGCCGAGTGCGGCGCTGGTAAGGGACTTGAAGCAGCGCGGATTGTTGGAAGATACGCTGGTGATTTGGGGGGGGGAGTTTGGCCGGACGCCTTATGCGCAGGGTGGGGCGAATCTAGAAAAGTATGGTCGCGATCACCATGGCAAGGCGTTTTCGATCTGGATGGCCGGTGGTGGGATCAAGGGCGGGATGAGCTACGGGGCGACGGATGATTTTGGTTTTAACGTGGAGCAGAACCCGGTGCATATTCATGATTTGCAGGCCACCATTTTGCATTGCCTGGGCATGGATCACACCAAGCTGACTTATCGTTTTCAGGGCCGTCAGTTCAGGCTGACGGACGTGCATGGGCACGTGGTGAAAGGGATTTTGAGCTAGGCGAGTTTGTGGTCGCGAGCCCGCTGGCGACGCAGCAAGCATGACGTGGCCCCGATGATGAGGAGGCTGGCGGTCATGGGTTCTGGAATGGCGCGGAGAAATTGATCGGTGGTGAGAATGCTGTTGCTGAATCGCACTTCGTCCATCCAGCCGTCGAAGGCACGACCGCCGCCCGCGTTGCCAAGGAAGAATGCTCCGCCATTGTAGACGAGGTCTTGCACTCCGACGGCGCTGATTTGCCCTGAACCAGCCAAAGCATAGTCCTTGTAGAAAGTGAAGGTGTTGGTGGAGTCGTCGAAGGTGATCGCGACATGGTGCCATTCGCCATCTCCAAACAGGCCGTTGGAGTTGCTGCCGATGTTCTGGTTGAAGCCATCGCCTGAAGTATTGGCGAGCACCTGGTGATCCACCCGGAGGCGAAGCTGTGAGTCGATGGATTCAACATTGGGGGCAGCATTGCCGACGTTGTTGGTGTCAAGCAGCCAAGTGGGTCCACCGTTGCGCTCTTTGCCGGCGAGAGAGGCGAACTGGACATTGTCTTCAACGCGGACAAACATTTCCAAGGTGAAGCTGAAAGGGGTGGTGCTGTCCACCGGTTCGAAAAGGGGGCTGGTAACGGCGATGCGTCCGCCACGCCCTGTGTTGTAGACGGGTGTGGCATCGTTTACACCGGCGTTTTCGAATTTGACCGACGTCGTATTGTTCGAATTGATGACGGGTCCGTTCAAGCCGTCGAGAATAGTCAGTCCAGGCGTGGAACTGTTGTATTGTGGAAGAACGGCTCCAGTGCCTGAGGAACTGCCAGTCCCGGTGAGGTTGTTTCCACTAGAATCGGTGACGGAGGTGGCATTGCTGCCTGCAGTCCCACCAAATTGATAATACAAAACCGTGGCCGCCTGGGTCGTTGGAACTAGAAGCAGGCCGATGAGAGTCGAGCAAAAAGCTGCAATTCGGCTTGTGTTAAAAGTGATTGGAAACGGTTTCATGGTTTGCGCGGGTTGGCGGACCAAAGTAGCCCCAAGGAGAGCATGCGGCAATACGTTGTAATGACGCAACAAAAAAATGATGAGTCGGGGGTGAAGGACTGTTCCGATCGATGAGGATCGGACATTTCTGCGTTACGCAGGCAAACCGGGAAGAAGTGATCGCGAAATCATCAGGAGCGCTTTTTTTCTGCTCCTTTAGGGGATCATTCGGTCCGCGCGGACGCAAGAAAAGTGTCCATCAACTCTTGGAGTCGTTCCTGACTGAGGCTTGTTTCTACTTCGATCTGGACAACTTGAAGGCCGTCAGGCCCGCTTTTTTCGGGTTCTTCAGGTGGGCGCCATGGGGTGACGTCGTTTTGTTTCAGATAGTCGAGAAATGCTTGAGCGACACTTTTCTCGGCATGAAAGGTCGTGACCGTCTGCTCGTGGGTGGGTGGGATAAGGATGATGCTTTTTCGTTGCATGGATCTATTGGATTCAGAGATTTTCGGGCAGGACTTTATACCACTCGGGATGACCGGTGATGATGAAGTAGGTGATGGGGCTTGAGACGTGGGTGACGACTTGTTCCTGAATTTGGGTGTGTGCCCAGCGGGCGCGATTTTCGGTGGTGTCTTCAGACTCAATATGGTGAGCCCAGCGCTGGAATTTTTCGGGATTAAAAAACACATAGGTCGATGTCACCTCGCGGCTGATGGCGTATTGCTGGCACTGATCGAGAATTTGAAAATAGTCGTCCAGACTGAGAGGTTCAGGGCCGCTGGATACGTCCTCGGGAAAATGCAATTCCGACTCGTAGCGGAGAAACAACATTTCCGCAGGGGATTCGTTCGAGTTGTCGAGATAGTGATCGAATGATCGTTTGAAGTCGGCGAATAAAGCAGAATCAGACATGGCTCAGGAAAGCGGTTGTTAATTGCTTCGAGCGTCGTTGGCCAGTTGGCCCTCCAGTTGTCGGATTTATTGGCTGGCAGCGGTCACGGCAAAACGACTACGTGGCCGTCTTTGAAGTCGAGACAGCGTTCGCGAAGTCCTTGGGACACGGGTTTGGGGATGTAGACGGGAACGCGGCCGATTAGATGTCGGCGATATTCGGGGGAGGCTTCGAGCGGGGTCCAGGTGAGCTGCCACCAGGCTTTGCCTTTTTGCGGTCCGGTGAGGCAGCGGACGTAGTCGAAGGTGAGGATTTGCTGGGGGTTGTCTTCGAATTGTTCGGCGTGGACGGACTCCAAATAACGCTGGAAGGCATCCGTGTAGATGATGCCGCAGGTCAGTTTGGAAAGGGGGCTCAAAAGGATGAAGGAGGAGGGATGAAGGATGAAGGTTTAAGGGAAGAGTCCACGTTGTTTTTTGGCGTCGGCGACGCGTTTGATGCCGATGCTGAGGGCGGCGGTGCGCATGGTGAGCTTTTTGTCTCGGGCGGTGTGGACCGTTTGTTTGAAGGCGGTTTCTAGGATGCGGTAAAGCTTGCCCATGACCTCGGCTTCGTCCCAGAAGAACGATTGAAGATCCTGGACCCATTCGAAATAACTGACCACGACGCCACCGGCGTTGCAGAGAATGTCGGGAATGACGAAGATCTCAGGACGCTGGGCGATGATGGCGTCGGCTTCAGGGGTGGTGGGGCCGTTGGCGGCTTCAGCGAGGATACGGCACTGGATCCTGGCGGCGTTGTCCTTGGTGATCTGTCGTTCGAGGGCGGCAGGGACGAGGATGTCGCATGGGATGAGCAGCAGTTCTTCGTTGGTGATGGGTTCGGCTTCAGGAAATCCAACGACGGTGCGATTTTTGGTGACGTGGGCATCGAGAAGGTTGAGGTCGAGCCCTTTGGCGTTGTAGATGCCGCCGAAGGCGTCGCTGACGGCAATGATTTTGGTGCCGAAGCGGGCGATGGAACCGGCGGCGACGGAGCCGACGTTGCCAAATCCCTGGATGACGGCGGTGGTGTTTTCGGGAGCGAGCTTGATGTGCTCCATGGCGCGTCCGACGAGGAATCCGACGCCGCGTCCGGTGGATTCGCGTCGTCCCAACGAACCGCCGAGGTTGACGGGTTTGCCGGTGACGACACCGGGGACGGAGTAGCCGCTGTGGGTGGAGTAGGTGTCCATCATCCACGCCATGGTTTGTTCGTTGGTGCCCATGTCGGGGGCGGGGATGTCGATTTGCGGTCCGATAAAACCGATGATTTCCTGAGTGA includes:
- a CDS encoding DUF1501 domain-containing protein translates to MSCHRYQHVSNRRDFLARSGLGLGSAALAHLFSADAGAAEKEAALAQLTHFAPKAKRVICLFQSGGPSHLELFDDKPVLRQRFDEDLPESISRGQRITGMVASQKRFAVQPSRWNYQPGGKSGTMISDLMPHTRAISDEICLIRSMHTEAINHDPAITFFQTGSQLPGRPSMGAWTDYGLGRLNENLPSFVVLISVNKQNSGQGLLARLWGSGFLPSGHQGVQFRSAGEPVLYLNDPQGIDRGRRRMMLDGIAELNQQSFARRGDPEIETRITQAEMAYRMQSSVPELMDLKGEPEHVLNSYGPDVTEPGSFARNCLLARRMAERGVRFIQLYHRDWDHHGGIQDRLPQMALDTDQPSAALVRDLKQRGLLEDTLVIWGGEFGRTPYAQGGANLEKYGRDHHGKAFSIWMAGGGIKGGMSYGATDDFGFNVEQNPVHIHDLQATILHCLGMDHTKLTYRFQGRQFRLTDVHGHVVKGILS
- a CDS encoding LamG domain-containing protein, with amino-acid sequence MKPFPITFNTSRIAAFCSTLIGLLLVPTTQAATVLYYQFGGTAGSNATSVTDSSGNNLTGTGSSSGTGAVLPQYNSSTPGLTILDGLNGPVINSNNTTSVKFENAGVNDATPVYNTGRGGRIAVTSPLFEPVDSTTPFSFTLEMFVRVEDNVQFASLAGKERNGGPTWLLDTNNVGNAAPNVESIDSQLRLRVDHQVLANTSGDGFNQNIGSNSNGLFGDGEWHHVAITFDDSTNTFTFYKDYALAGSGQISAVGVQDLVYNGGAFFLGNAGGGRAFDGWMDEVRFSNSILTTDQFLRAIPEPMTASLLIIGATSCLLRRQRARDHKLA
- a CDS encoding Glu/Leu/Phe/Val family dehydrogenase; this translates as MDIYKHPIFDMACAQFDEVADLLEIGQRERERVKYPKRAITVAVPVNMDDGSTQVFTGFRVQHHLSLGPTKGGMRYHPDVALGEVAALAMWMSWKCALTGLPYGGAKGGVTCDPGKMSIQELERLTRRFTQEIIGFIGPQIDIPAPDMGTNEQTMAWMMDTYSTHSGYSVPGVVTGKPVNLGGSLGRRESTGRGVGFLVGRAMEHIKLAPENTTAVIQGFGNVGSVAAGSIARFGTKIIAVSDAFGGIYNAKGLDLNLLDAHVTKNRTVVGFPEAEPITNEELLLIPCDILVPAALERQITKDNAARIQCRILAEAANGPTTPEADAIIAQRPEIFVIPDILCNAGGVVVSYFEWVQDLQSFFWDEAEVMGKLYRILETAFKQTVHTARDKKLTMRTAALSIGIKRVADAKKQRGLFP